From the Colias croceus chromosome 20, ilColCroc2.1 genome, the window atatagtACTGGCGCCCCTTGaataaacacaatatacaCATGTGTTAggcatataaatattatacattttataaaagaagTGATTTGGAATCgaggttttattatttttcttaaattttctCTTTGACGTCGCAGTAACGCGAACGGTAGAAACGCAAGTAAAAGACCgcgttacattaaaataatacacttttttttctcttaacAGATAAGTAACCtgatagaaaattaaaaaatcactAATGAAATCCGCAAGCAGGCATTTTTAtagtcaaataatttaaattataaaatattctgagcaccaaaaaaatatattaatatattttattgtgtttatgATATGAATGCAACAATAAACGACCGATTTCTCgatctaattttaaataaagctataaaagtttaaaaataaataaaactcaagATCAAGGATAAAGGGGAAAGTCGAGACATTAATCTTTCTCCATAGTGGTTTAAAGTAATTGAGCAGAATTGCGGGAATTAAAAGTTTTGCAATAGCAAAAGTAGGTATCCAGGGAATCTTAACCGGCattaaatatacttacttaaagtacctacattgtaCCTAATTATCGTTGGTTCTCTAAAATATGGCCATTTATTAGTACCTAacatattaattacctacattttaaacCCTTACCtttaatacctacattttaaattttcaatattgcaTCCCAAAGCATTAGACTGTCTTAAACATTTGCTTTCTTTCATTAACTTTTATTAGCAACGTAAACATTCGTATTTTAGTTTAAGATCCACATTAGTAGGTAATTGCACCCGCAGGATATCGAATATGTGTGCATAAAATTTACCATCGGAATAAAATGTGTTAAAGGTCGTAAAATTTTGTCATTTATGGTCCATTATCTTGGAAGCACagattataggtattatactatactagcggtccgctccggcttcgtccgtggtacatatttcgcaataaaaggtagcctgtGTTCTTTCTCAGGATCTAAAGAtggtctgtgccaaatttcatcaaaatcggttgagaggtttaagcgggaaagcgtaacagacagacagacatgcatttataatattagtagggattatttcctatatacatatttggtATACACGCTTCAAAGAAAGTTATGAAAATGACCATTTGAAGCAGTGCTCATCAGCGCGAGGGCGTAAATGTATGATCGGCCATCAATCGTGATTGTAATGGCGGCAAATATAgacgatcatttgttgggccaacgctgtcTATTGTGAAGAGGGCACATAAAACCCCATCAGCGGCTGACAGTCGCGGTTAGTATGGTCAAGTAGGTATGGTGTTCTTTTTTTATGGCAACATTCAATGTGGTTTTCAAAGCAAGCGCCTTATTagtttgttaattatttttctctcGTTTACGATTAATTATGTAATCggcttatttttaaataattgtatttgcTAATTAGGTAAGGTCTTTTCCTTggtttcttttcttttatgCTTTCATATTGACAACATTTTAGAACCAACAAATCTTGTTAACCGAACAAGATTTGTTGGTtctaaatatatatagatagagATAGGGTtgtcattttttattagatcGAGAAGAATCGAAAGAAGGAaagaaaaactataaaatatatttattagtgCTTGTCAGAgcttatttattagttataacTTATCTTTCTTTGTTTAGATACTTTgtgctaaatatttttcaaaaatagtgttttgcaataaaatttgCTTAACAACCGGGTAACTCATTTATGATTGTGCGCATAGTCAATACAAATAGATACTAgttattattgataattttgatttttatataaaatactagcggtccgccccggcttcgcccttgcAGTTACATATTTCGcgataaaaggtagcctatgttctttctcagggtctaaagattgtctgtgccaaatttcaaaatcggtccagtagtttatgagcctattcattacaatcaatcaaacaaacaagcaaacaaagttttcctctttataatattagtgtataTGTTAGATATTCTTAAGTCAACAAATGAACAACAGTACCAACCTGTTCTGATTAATCCACACCGTTAATACACCGTTTGAGATTCACCTCGTTTCCTACTTATGCACATCCAGTTTACTCTGAGAATATATGTTAATAAGTCCTTTACTTTCACAAGAAAGTgggtaaatgtattaattatatgaaaataatatttcaaacataAAAGTTGGAAACTATTCTCCTGTGGAATATATTTTGCATCAGGCCCACTGACCCCTTTCTTGTTCTACAGAATGCACTCAATTTGCAATCATTGACCCTTATTGATCAGATACGTTTGAAAAACTTTAATAGTCTTAAATTGTTGTTTTCTCAAAGTTTactattacttttataaaagtaGATCAACTTCAGAAAGCTtaactgtaaaaatatatacccaTGGCTCAAtgcccgggggccgtgggtaaaaaaaataatattatattcataatacataatattatattctttttcCGATTTCCGACCTATCTCCATTTTGCCATTCCTGTCCAAAGTCCTGGAAAAGTTAGTACATAATCAATTAAACATATTCCTTAATAAGAACAACTTATTGAATCCTCTCCAGTCCGGCTTCCGTCCTGGTCATGGTACGACTACTGCTCTCACTAAAGTCACTGATGACATTAGATTTGGCATGGACAACAAGCAGCTCACATTGCTTACGTTACTGGATTTTAGTAACGCCTTCAGTTCCGTTGACTTCGATGTCCTTGTGAGTCTGCTTCGTTCGCTTAACATATCTCCAACTAGTATTGATTGGTTTCATAGTTATCTAGGTGGACGCCGGCAAAGGATTCACAGCGATGATGTCACCTCATCATGGTGTGATATTCAAGCTGGTGTTCCTCAAGGTGGCGTTTTGTCTCCTCTCCTTTTCactattttcattaattctaTCTCGAAATCCTTATCTTCTCTCTACCACATGTATGCCGACGATGTCCAAATCTATACCCAGTCAACTCTTGCTGAGTTGCCGAACGCTATTCAAACAATGAATAATGACTTGAACTCTGTCGTTGAGTGGAGCAACCAGTTCGGATTGAAAGTCAATCCACTAAAAACGCAAGTCATCATTGTTGGTAGCCCATCGCTAATCGCGAAGGTTGACTGGGTTTCGCTTCCTGCAGTTCATTTGTGTGGCACTCAACTCCCCTACAGTAAAATCGTCAAGGATCTCGGCATATACATTGACCAAACACTGTCTTGGGATCCTCAATTGAAAGAAGTGAGCAGGAAGCTGTTTGCCTCCGCTGGGGCTTTGCGACGACTGCGTAATCTTCTACCCATTCCGACAAAGTTAGCGCTTGCTCATTCCCTTCTCCTATCCCACCTTGACTATGCTGATACATCCTACCTTGACCTTTCTGAAGCCCAGTTGGATAGGCTTGAAAGACTCCAAAACTTCTGCATCCGATTTATCTTTGGTTTGAGAAAATTTGATCACGTCTCCGACTTCCGTAAGAGGCTGAAATGGCTACCTATCCGACTGAGGCGAAACTCCCATATCCTTCATCTTCTGTACTGTGTGTTGTTTGATCCAAAAGCTCCAAGCTATCTTCGAgagaaatttaaatacttgAGCTCGAGTAATCTACGCTCCTCTACTAACCTTTTACTTCTGATTCCGGCTCACAAAACAAAATTCTTTCATAATTCGTTTGCAGTTCGTGCGGTTCAATTATGGAACTCTCTCCCCGCAAATGTCAGAAGTGCTCAAAATTTGAacgcttttaaatttttattaaaaaattattatttatctcttGTATAATTTTGTGTAGCTGTCGtatttacgtttatttttatttgttgttttattctatttttctgATTCCTTCTTTTCTGCATAGTTACTAATATTTAtcttgtatataatatgtatattatatttatgtgctatggatatatttatgtatgtgtatttatgtatttattgtatgtattgtaagtatgtaagtgtatgtataattatttattgtacttaTGTTTGCCTTATTTTTGCTCACCCACatcatattgttatatttcctTTGATTGttgggttgcctggtagagatcgctacctagcgataaggccgccctttgcTGTTTCTGTAGTCTTGTCtttgttatatgtattttcaatgcaataaagtataataaataaataaaaaaataaatacaatgaaGGACGAACGACcattccaaaaatatattttgtttttgctgAAGTCGTACTGTAAGTCGGTAGATTTGTCCTAACAGTAGAAAAAGGGAGGGGATAGGAAAATTTTAGTTAGTAGGCGCaggaaattataaaataaaatacaataaaagagGTAAactcatttattaaaacatttttaatcttCAACACCTCTATGTTCATCACttacgtatatatatatacaatttGGATAAACCTAAAAGTGGGGGTTAGAATATCTTCTGCCATGATTGTATACAAAGTTCTTCAAATTCTTTTGTAGCTCTGaaatgtaaacaaacaattttaccGGTTTTGGTACGAATTTCACTAAGAAAGCGAGTTTACTTTcacatattgttttaaaaatttgcatATGACAttcacatattatgttaccaaattaatattcaaagaGTCACTATACCAGTAATTAAGTATAATGCCATGTTAAGGAAACTAATCCTCTATTAGGTCATGGTGGGACACTCCCTTACATTATTGACCCGTTAATATAGTTAACAGCGTGTTAATCTAACTAACCGAGCATGATGAAACTGGGCCTAAACTTCTTATTATACCGGACTTTTTAACTgtcaacaaaaaattaaacttacaaGACGAACTTAAGACAATTGAAAGTAGCCTATCGGAAATTAATGCCAATTTGTGAATTAATGTACAAAATCGCTTAGAAAGCTTCCAGCAGTTAAAAATTCTTGGCCTTGTTGATTTTATAGCGAAGTATAAGCAGgcctttcttattattttaaacgtcttgaacaacatacataatatattataatatcaactTTCTTTCTAagcaataattaaaactaaaacttacCAGCATCATCAACACCATTCGGTTCATCGATCTTCCCTTCAAACAGGACCAAGCCCTTCTTATTATCTcgtataaagaatataaaaggTCTGTCCACTTGTAACAAAACCTCAGCACCAATTAACGGTATCACCATGGCAACGGATGACGCAGCAGCTACTGTACCTTTCTCATCTACTGACATGTGCACTTTGTGGATAATGTTGTCCACTTGGGCAGAGATGCCTTCGAACATTCCAGAGAGATTTGCGTTTCTCGTGAATAGAGTTTCAATTCGCAGCTGGAAAAAAATTCAGACATTACATCAAAAAAGAGCAtgtcgagcacacgtgtcagaagtgaaacttcttagacaagattaaaaaataccaaaatcgtcgccttactccataacgtgacggtattgcctgacgcgaccttgaaattttactctcaacgcgcctaaagaattATAGTCCTTATAGGTACCAAAGAGGAAAGAGGTAGGTATTTAGagataattatttagaatTCTGAATTTCTTTCATTAAATACAGGAGAAGGTTTTCCAATCTTGCTAAATTAGACACAGGTAACTAATCGAAGTTCAAAGTACCGAACAAGGTTgttgataatttattaccttATATTTAAACCTTCTTGATTTAGCCCctattaaaacaacaataacggtaataatataacatataaaCAGGCCATGGACATCCAAAATCGATTTAATAACCACAAAATACGTACCTTTCTCAATGGTCCCACCATATTTTCGCTATAATCAACTGTAAACTTCGGCATGATTAGCCTGATGTCTGTGGGTTCAAAGAGCATGCTAATTTGCGGTAAGCTCATATAGGGTAAGTCACGAATTAGCTGCCCACAACCTTCGCGGTCAAGAGGCACTAAGAGGATCATTGAATATTGTCCACCCtgaaaaaaatcacattttaAAGATAAAGCAGGGACCAGAAACGATTATATTGTTGAGAACTATATGAACTACGTTTTTACACTTGATGCCTATTTTTTCCTTATGCACCATTAAATTGGctaagattttattatttttgttgctTGGAGCTCTTTTTTGTGAtggatattaaaatgttattatttttgttgttcaTGAGTTTCTTTTTTCTGCTGGGAATTTTTGCTACTctaataatgattttttcTTAGCTTCTCTGAATAATTTTGTATCAAGCTTTCAAATCCATAACTATCTCATCATCATAATCTTCATTGTTGAATAGATCATTACCTTTTTATTTAccacaatgtttttttttttttgcttgttATTCTTGTAACCTCAATAGCACTAGTGCCTcaacgttaaaattattatttttctatgacAAGACAGGGTCTGAGCTTTATTTAAAGGTACTTTCTACTTAACCTTACCTCATACGGCAGTTCCACAGCATGAGCTCGTAAATTATCAACATAAGCGTAATTAAGTTCAGAATGAAGTTCCATCATCGCGACATTCCTGCACTTGCCTTGATGGTGGAAACAGCCACTCCGTGTGTAATGGGGATTGAAGGCATTTGCCCAAGAGCCCTTGAAGTATATCGCATTTGCGAGAATCATGTCCGCCATTGGACTTATATTGCctgaaaattatatacaaataacataaatcATAATGTGAAGTATACGAAATATAGTAtcaaattaaagtaataactaTTATTGCATTTCACTACAATCTTGATACCAATCAGTATGGTTAATGTAAGAGGTAAATCACtttccacaaaatataatatagttaatacttaatacaaataatttatcgcGCGAGATACCAAACAGCCGAAAAATAATGCGTTCAATTGTAAGAAGCTTGTTAAGGTTTACAATTTTTCGACAGTTTCTACAATTTTACAGTGATATAATGatactttagaaaaaaaatgggTCTCAAATCATGTatgattttgtaataattcttCGTCTACAGTCAGATTCGTTAAATTATGACCATCGGCTAATACATTTACTTAGATTGAattcctataaaaaaaagtctcAACGCCCAATATCAAAAAATACTACATAACTGCGTCATCcctataatataggtacctattttgtgatatttattttatttaagaataatttacataaacaaaGAAGAGACCGGTCAGTGGCCTttaaatttaagtacctactttgtCACGCGTTTTCCGTTGGAAAAGCCAGAAACTGTGACGTGCATTTACAGAAATATTGCACCCAATTACGTATTCCTGATGCATGATCGTTAAAAGGGAATTTACATTACCATTTACAAATAGCTTTAATTTAACCAGTTTACTTTTCACTCTTTAGTTTAAGGACAATTTCTAGGTATTTCTTCTTATAAAGGcgttttaatattactttcataattattcgaaaaatacAAACTTAACGGACTGCGATTCGAATTTGAAACCACCTTAAGTAGTTCCAAAAAACAactataaatttgaatttatattttttggtttttatggcattcaaatgctaaatataaatttgttatttttctacTATTGTTATCTTACCAGGATCCACGATTCCAGGAATTAACCCCTTCGTATTATCGCTAACCCATCGATTGATTGTTTCTGATACATTATACGGATAGCTATAGTCCACTGATCCAACATTGGCGAAGTACACCTTTTGCAACATAACCCCAAATTCCTTCTTTAGCTTCAGTTTGTTCGACACAAATGCTGCATTTGCGTTGTTTATTGTTACGCCTGGACTGTTTACctgaaaatatgttttgattaattcaattattattctgAAATACTAGTTCAGttcgtatttatttatgaattttaatatttacattgcAGGTTTGGGCAtctttgaataaaaaacagataaaatagttttttccCAGCACTAACTTAATGTTAGAAAAAAACGAGTCATGAAAAATAcaaagtatttttatgtagaCAAGTGCAAGGAAAGTTAATTCAATAACATTGGATATTAATTAACTGataattaagaattaaatGATGAATACGAATAAGCGGATGTACCAATacaggaataaaaaataaaagccgaacatttctaaaataaattactataaaaGCAATAATAGATAATTCAATTTGCTATTAAAAGATATACTTAACACCGAGTTATGGGTAGTTGTGTATAATAACGCTGTAAATAAATGCTccgcattctttatattcatagctgtaataggtacttaattatcGGAAAACagtgaacatattattataggatactagctttccgcccgcggcttcgcccgcgttttcaaagaaaaacccgcatagttcccgttcccgtgggatttccgggataaaacctatcctatacaagttaccctctatatttgtgctaaatttcattgtaatcggttccgtagtatttgcgtgaaaaattaacaaacacactatgctcacaaactttcgcatttataatattagtaggatctTTAGGTTGGTAAATAACATACGATAATATACTCCGATCAGAATAAGATAACAAGttcattgaaatatttgaatttgtagatatcttaaataaatttcttagACACTTCTCGTAAAcatgatacatattttatttataatctctTGACATAGTTTATGCCTCATAAACGCATAATTAATGCGAACGTGTCCTATTTAAGTTTATAtcgataataaaatattatttatatccttTAGTTTTGTATTACTTTAGCCATTGAAGActgtacaaacaaacaataataatccTAATGAGAATTACAATTGTTTATGATTATCTACCTACCTAACTCTTGGTAACtaggtatacaatataattcTTAAAGTATCTCTACGTGCGTTAAAATAGTGTGTTCACATtgtatataacttaaataagaACCATTTACCAAAAAACATTCTAGTTATTCAATAATGATGGTCAAaggtataaaacataaaagcaCTTACTCGTAGCAAAGAGAGATACGCATTCAGATGTTCCCTGAATTCGTCTTTATGAGACGACAGTCTGAGTGCACTTCTTATTTCATCCTCTGTACTTCCCTGTGCTCCTTCTAACACCATAGCTAAAATAGACTTTATACTGGCCGGAGAGACCATAATATTGCCTGGCTTGTCTTCTGCCGTGTATCGTAGCAAATCGATATCGAAGAAATTGAGACGAGAGAAATCTGTAGACCCTCCATCTAGGCAGTCAAATTTACTGATTTGTAGGAGGAATAAGgctgaaaataataacaatttatgtaGCTTGGGCACAACATTGGCTTCTTTATTGGAACAATCAGAGAATTTCTATACTAGATAATATATACCTGCCAACAAATACctaaattttcaaacatttcttacaaaacgtcaatttttttattattttcgaaTCAAATCTATTTTGATGTTTTTCGACGATTATAAAGTCCATACACTATATTATTAACCTATacgtaaataacaattatcctattaaaatgattaactttgaataaaaatacaattgatGATGAACGGCCATCCCTGATCCGCTTCGTCTTACGTCAAGGTGTTTTCCTGGTTAAACCAGTTCCgataaagtattattatcaagaataaaatcttttaacaTTATAGTAAGAAAAATTgccttttaaataatactagTCACAACAATAAAAGTGCATTCAACCACATAAGTTACCTACGTAATAATggtcttaaaatattaaagtaagaTTTGAAACAAATTTTCGGGTAGATTTTAGATATTTTCTTTCTATAATGCTTAAATTCTGATCTTATATCtccaaaaattattaatattataagtaagaaCCGTTTAATGTTTGAAAGATGGAAAATTATTACCGTTAAAGTTTGAAATTATCCCCAAcgactatttatttttttattctgtgaAATCCTAACTCGCAAAAGAACCGAagaagatattaaaatatgattaactaagcgtttataaaaataaatgaaaaacttGATATTTTGAATACCTACGAAATTAATATCACATTAATATCTAAGGTCAGATTTAAAAACCCACAAAATGTTTTGTATCTACCTAATcaatttgcatttatttaGGCTTCTCTATGGGCTTACCTACACCAGTTTGGCgccaaaaatataaactattaGGATATCTATGTAAACTTgtaggtaaattattatttattatgtgcgGTTTTCCCTTCAgcgtaggtatttaaattcaacttattcaatcactacatagtataaaacaaagtcgctttctctgtccctatttccctatgtccctttgtatgcttaaatctttcaaactacgcaacggattttgatgcggttttttttaggatgagtgattcaagaggaaggttttagtatataatttattaggttttagacaaagcgggcgaacccgcgggcggtaagctagtaataaataatcgtAACGAGACacaaaaattacaacaaatacctaaatagtttaataagtttttatctacatgttttaagttttttatgGTCGTTTATCTTAACTGACGATCGGAGTTTGAAAATCATAATTAGGaacaaagatttatttttctttattagattatacaataataataatgcttATTAAGAACAGAAATAAGTCttaattagtacctatataaatgaataatatagtGCAACTTTATATTGTAATGATATAAGGAAAAAATCTGAATATAACATAGGTcagaaatatttatgttgATTATTAAATCATAAACATAAATAGCACTCGTTATACGATTTAATTACAACAAACGAGTACAAGTGCAACATAAGAAGGCCattgtatttcattttcagttgcttattctaaaatattcaaagtaGGCAAATCTTGTCTTAAGTTTACGTTTCGTTagcttgtaaaaaatatgccGAAAACCTGTCTAGCGTctctgaattattatttacacagatACGTTTAAAACACAaggttaaaatttaagttcctTCAATGCATTCGTATTGTACTCACCAATAAGAAACACAAAGCCCATgatgaagaaatatttataatagaaagaaaataaactatcacaacgtaattaaaaaaagagaaTGTTAAACGACGTGCATTTTGCACCACTATAGAGTTAAAAATGATGAATGattgtaaacaaataaagtcCTTGGAGGCGCGTGAACGAATGAAAAGAATGGTTTGAACGCAGACAAGAGATGAACCGGTTCGATATGATTACTCAAATTACGTCAACACTCAACAGCGGGAAATAATACAAGTGAGTCATTAATTATACGATTTGTCTTATAAAAAGTGTTATCTAagattgaatttattttgcgGCGCCAGTTTTTAGCCTAGGCTATTGTTAGGTACTTATGCTCAATTTGATGTTATACatcactatttattaaaaaaaaatgtctttatttaaaaaaaatgtatttgttatCAAAATACCTAAAGCAACTATCGCTTTTTGACCGCTGACTCGTGGAAACCTCAGTCTATGCAAAGAGCTATGTAAAAATCTCTCAAAAATACCAtactattattgtataatatccAATTGCTCAATTTAACGGTCTGTGggacattttaaaaaagcgACGAAAACCTACTCTGCAGGTTCATTGATTCAATCCTTTTGTTTaccctattaaaaaaaagatgcGACAGTAAACTATGCTGCAGCTCCATTGATTCAATCCTTAATTTActatcttaaattaaaaataaaagtctcAAACATTTTCACTAATATTTATTCCTAGTGTTTCTTTAAAGCGCCATCAACGAGTGTTGGATCGGATACTCGTCCAGTAAAAAGCAGCTGTGTTGTTGGCTCGTCTTGGATAAAGAACATGAACGGCTTGTTTGCAAATAATTCGGCGGTTGGCTCGTCTCCTTCACCGAATTTGTTCACGAGCGATATTTCtgaaaaaaacattgttttaagtatcattatttataaatatcgtTATTTTATCACTCCTCAATAACTGCATTACTCCTGAATTTAGACAGACAAGgctgaatataaataattgtatgtagaTCGTTATATGTTTATgttgtaaataatgaaatttatattcttaACAAGCGTAATGGAAACGTTTTCCCTAATTAGATAGGACCACcacaacaatattttatcttcAATGGAAAATATAATGTGCAGTTCGAatgcataaaattattgacataTAAATTGAAACACCTTTTTtagtcttaatttttttaatcgaactgtatcattttatttacgtaTAATCTTctgtttcattaaaaatattttactttacgTCAAATGTgttgcaatttaaaaaatgtaaaaaaatgttaaaacttaCCGGTAGCTGAATAAGCTACACTTCCTAGCTCGTTGACTTCAATACCAGATCTTTGCAGAACCTTAGAAATTTTCATtctttgttttaaagtttgtCCTCTTGCTATTCCTGGGAATGACGCTGTGTCTTCGAACGCTTGTCTGATTCCAAGCTAGAAAAAACAatcacatatttaaaaaaatgcatcaTAGAACTTTTTTCTAATGTAATATTGTAGCTATTAAGAGGTAACTAAATGTCGAGGTGCCGGAATATAGCAATTGGGAACCTCCTGcgtttaatgttataaaatattgcaataCTGGCTAAACCGATTTAGATATTtggtaacatattttattttgctaaGGAccgttaattataaaatacatattatatttttggtgtAGGTATCTCCGAAGTTAGGGGCCAATGAAATGATGTGAGCCACATGTGaactttatgaatttttttatcagtTCCATAGATCATAGTTGTCGGATAAATcgatgtacataatatataaaaaatgcagtaagaaataaaatttcctccttttttgaagccGTTATGATCAAGAGTTATAAGGAATTTTGTAGGTAAACTATTAAAACacttatagatatagatatgcAGACAGCATGCAAACTATTAATTGCAGCTTATGGTTCAACTTAATCTTCTTAGTTTATTGGGAATACCCAAGAAATAATGCAAACCATAATATTCAAGGAGGGCTAACAAGGAAAATTGGTCTGAACTATCGATTTTACGTAAACAAAGTACCTTAAGGAAAAGACGTGATCTATTGTTTATTGCACGAATTTGCCATccattattcataaaatatttttaaaattcaatatataAGTATGACGTAATAATTCAAATCTGCATTCAAACATTATTATCAACGTGAAGCTTATCCATAACAGAGCTTACCAGATAAAACCAATAACAAAACGCACTATCAGCCCCTATTGTGATTAAATAGAAGTCGAAAGTAGAAATGTTTTCGCATTACCACGTCTTCAATCGGGTCATCgtaatataattcatatatCGCATATCAAATCATTCGTATAAAGTTCAATTTTTATGCTTCGATAACAATTACCTAACctagtttttaaatacattttcataatgattctcttttatatattttaaactcacCTCTTTAAGTACTCCATCCAATACTGACGTATACTCAAATTGGAACTTGGGTAAGCTGACATCAACTAGATGTTCCTTGAGATGAGATAATTCCGCCCTTAATCCACTAATATCGTTGAAAATTATTGGCAGACCCGTCAAGGAATTGGGTACTATGATGTACATGGCGAATTTGTGAccctataaaataattttaatttaagttaaaAGATATCTTTAAGTATTTCTTCATTATCAATATTGGGCCCGACTACCAGGTCTCGTATATCAAGGTTGGTATTAAATGCACATAATAATTTCCAAATACATGGAATA encodes:
- the LOC123701042 gene encoding uncharacterized protein LOC123701042; this translates as MRLLLVIFLVPCVLCGTNYTITQDLLEEVFGKPQSILAAAPPSSILLQDSASGNSTIDLGDLDSIDVYTPSVADYDRFDWTLTKRVAGTSNENFLISPLGLKLALAILTEAASGPTQAEIASVLGLDLDYKTVRQKFAAILDSLQTKSSQYILDLGSRIYVGASVQPRQRFSAIAQQFYKTEITTLDFSHPILAAQKINEWVNTTTQGRIPNLVDIDDVEGVVALVLNTLFFKGTWWHQFTPNETHLDNFYSNATTKKPVEFMHVKNKFYYTESLKYNAKILRMPYLGHKFAMYIIVPNSLTGLPIIFNDISGLRAELSHLKEHLVDVSLPKFQFEYTSVLDGVLKELGIRQAFEDTASFPGIARGQTLKQRMKISKVLQRSGIEVNELGSVAYSATEISLVNKFGEGDEPTAELFANKPFMFFIQDEPTTQLLFTGRVSDPTLVDGALKKHSLFLLQISKFDCLDGGSTDFSRLNFFDIDLLRYTAEDKPGNIMVSPASIKSILAMVLEGAQGSTEDEIRSALRLSSHKDEFREHLNAYLSLLRVNSPGVTINNANAAFVSNKLKLKKEFGVMLQKVYFANVGSVDYSYPYNVSETINRWVSDNTKGLIPGIVDPGNISPMADMILANAIYFKGSWANAFNPHYTRSGCFHHQGKCRNVAMMELHSELNYAYVDNLRAHAVELPYEGGQYSMILLVPLDREGCGQLIRDLPYMSLPQISMLFEPTDIRLIMPKFTVDYSENMVGPLRKLRIETLFTRNANLSGMFEGISAQVDNIIHKVHMSVDEKGTVAAASSVAMVIPLIGAEVLLQVDRPFIFFIRDNKKGLVLFEGKIDEPNGVDDAELQKNLKNFVYNHGRRYSNPHF